From the genome of Lineus longissimus chromosome 8, tnLinLong1.2, whole genome shotgun sequence, one region includes:
- the LOC135492973 gene encoding uncharacterized protein LOC135492973 — MRVGQEKRRYAAELAVKEAQHKMAIAEAEDEAARARLEAKLWSEDPARHVRLPMTVITSRSPAEMKTPPQPEQEVPDESHEDPLGRLVHSITSSHLTKPAHSSTPARAVGGQNSTGSREVGKFFQGIAKPHLPMFDGNRDLYEDWRAQFEVFVEQAEVPIRFKMIMLKNALIGRAGKLVENLGFTEAQYSMALFKLDQRYGGESRILKKYIDQLMALNEVSEQDLKGLEDLANHLCDVVSKLADTDHAQELVGQNTLYALVRRKVPVSLLVKYAESDTSTRIDGLAVFAKWFNHHVRLMIEMTDLRESHRKGPSQTSANKLVKRPDKSTAYASTATAYSGMTSKPADAENQYSCPLCKAAHHIVKCDRWTPTTTSQRLDIAKEKALCYRCLCSNHMGKDCQKGSRKCGIDGCQKNHHRHLHRRKPKTDVSVEPKDHTNNMFGVAKDGRVYPSKVALRVIPVYAVGSRGQRQRLNALLDDGSDSTYITRSAAEALNTPVQEQALSVSTLTDPKKSLRSGLAVMTIESLSGEITAKVGARVLDRLCENLPPQNWQHLRDRWSHLKGIEFPRVDGCKTVDILIGADHPELTLALEERPGQLGEPVARLTPLGWTCTGSIEVVTPLTSNSVTTANTYSIITDRQLDESLRSLWNMDVFTTTSETNFTPEERAIIKRTEASKVYTYNRYEVSIPWVGDTPDLPNNFQEARRRLLSIERTLLKKPHLAKKYCDGMRQNIQKGYLQEIEAAKAEGGWYLPHFPVVREDKETTKVRIVFDSAAKCQGVSLNDAMLAGPKLQRDIFDILARFRRGPVGLIGDIKEMFSQVMLNPKDRAYHRNLWRDLDLTAPIKIYESTRVTFGDKASPFLAQYVLQSHARAHQDEYPERARVCQENTYMDDAIDSQPDTAATIKLRCELSALLLKAGFFIRRWCSNESGVLEGVPREDCAAGIVDLQDSTLMLSVKTLGIKWNAATDMLEFSTQNIAPPAVMTKRTLLSRVATLFDPLQWLSPFTIRVKIVLQQSWVLGLTWDEPLPSGMIAEARDWFAELKKIEGISIPRCYFRTQPDSEITLHTFSDASSKAYAAVTYIRQQKADGGVNLALVASKARVAPLKTESIPRLELMAAVLGHRLTQKITTVLKYSMMNVTYWTDSMDVVHWVRSQSRQFKTFVANRVSDLQSDSLPSQWRFVPGVLNPADVATRGMTAREFTSKNVWFDGPDFLYADEDCWPETTMGTKSAEAEGETSRSYVHVTVSGPERTMVINFSKFSTWIRLVRVTMWVLRFIDCLRVKAKRVRGEKLASEADRSSFNWFLHAETVLLQAVQRESFTETIEALRSGQGCRRSRLQNLSPFLDENGILRVGGRLQHSSLSYDARHPIILPSQHHLSTLIIRRAHSTAGHSRGVNAVLAEIRQRFWIVQGREMVKRVAYECFFCRRRKGSHASQIMAPLPTSRVMQSLRAFSYCGVDYAGPFITKITRRVTAKRYLCLFTCMQTRGVHLEMAYSMETDGFLLAFSRMVARRGKPAEVVSDNGSNFVGAERVLRELVQGLEQERILESATNQGIKWRFNPPYGSHHGGVFESLIKSAKRSLYAIFGEAHLTDEELLTAIVEVEGLLNSRPLAYCSSDPCDEEVLTPNHFLVGQCGGPLAPQRIEELPFNPRNRWRVVQSLLGKFWTRWSKEYLSIQQPRGKWVTPQPDLSIGDVVVMQEPSKIRGSWPLARVVEVFPSSDSHTRTVKVLSRGKEYIRPITRLVPLVVSRDNLEVTRKD, encoded by the coding sequence ATGAGAGTAGGGCAAGAAAAGAGAAGATATGCGGCGGAACTGGCTGTTAAGGAGGCTCAACACAAGATGGCAATCGCCGAGGCCGAGGATGAGGCGGCTCGAGCTAGGCTAGAGGCCAAGTTGTGGTCCGAGGACCCGGCGCGACACGTGAGGTTGCCCATGACAGTTATAACGAGCAGGTCACCAGCTGAGATGAAGACGCCGCCACAGCCTGAGCAAGAAGTACCGGATGAGAGTCATGAGGATCCGTTAGGGAGATTGGTGCATTCGATTACTTCTTCCCATCTGACCAAACCTGCGCACAGCTCTACTCCGGCCCGGGCGGTTGGTGGCCAGAACTCTACAGGATCCAGAGAGGTTGGAAAGTTCTTCCAAGGTATCGCTAAGCCTCACCTACCGATGTTTGATGGTAATCGAGATCTTTACGAGGATTGGCGGGCACAGTTTGAAGTTTTCGTGGAGCAGGCTGAAGTCCCGATCAGATTTAAAATGATCATGCTTAAGAACGCCCTGATAGGACGCGCCGGCAAGCTGGTCGAGAATCTCGGTTTTACCGAAGCCCAGTACTCTATGGCCCTCTTTAAGTTAGATCAGCGCTATGGCGGAGAGTCAAGGATCTTGAAGAAATACATCGACCAGTTGATGGCACTCAACGAGGTCAGCGAACAGGATTTGAAGGGATTGGAGGATCTGGCGAACCATTTATGCGATGTAGTGTCGAAGTTAGCAGATACAGACCATGCCCAGGAGTTAGTTGGACAGAACACGTTGTATGCTCTCGTGAGGCGGAAGGTGCCCGTTTCCCTGTTGGTAAAATACGCAGAGTCGGACACTTCGACGAGGATAGATGGGTTGGCAGTATTCGCCAAATGGTTCAACCATCATGTACGTTTGATGATTGAAATGACTGACTTGAGGGAGTCACACCGCAAGGGACCAAGCCAGACTAGTGCTAACAAGTTGGTGAAACGACCAGACAAGAGCACAGCCTATGCTTCGACAGCGACCGCTTACTCCGGGATGACGTCTAAACCAGCTGACGCAGAAAACCAGTATTCCTGCCCTTTGTGTAAGGCCGCACATCACATCGTCAAGTGTGACAGATGGACACCTACTACTACTAGCCAACGTTTAGACATTGCTAAGGAGAAGGCCCTGTGCTATAGATGCCTGTGTAGCAACCATATGGGCAAGGATTGCCAGAAGGGATCCCGCAAGTGTGGGATTGACGGCTGTCAGAAGAACCATCATCGTCACTTGCACAGAAGGAAGCCGAAGACAGATGTGTCGGTCGAGCCTAAAGACCATACCAACAACATGTTTGGAGTCGCCAAGGATGGAAGAGTTTATCCAAGCAAGGTCGCCCTACGAGTCATCCCAGTTTATGCAGTTGGGAGTCGAGGACAACGTCAACGACTGAACGCGCTGTTGGATGATGGCTCAGATTCAACATATATAACCAGATCTGCAGCAGAAGCCTTAAACACCCCTGTGCAGGAACAGGCCTTGAGTGTATCTACTTTAACTGACCCTAAGAAGTCCCTACGTAGTggcctggcggtgatgacgatCGAAAGCTTGAGCGGCGAGATAACGGCCAAGGTGGGAGCACGAGTTCTTGACAGGTTGTGTGAGAATCTACCGCCGCAAAATTGGCAGCATCTACGAGATCGATGGTCTCATTTGAAGGGAATCGAGTTCCCAAGAGTAGATGGGTGCAAGACCGTCGATATTTTAATTGGTGCTGATCACCCGGAATTGACGTTAGCATTGGAGGAGCGACCGGGCCAACTGGGAGAGCCGGTGGCAAGGCTGACACCTCTGGGATGGACATGCACAGGGTCCATTGAGGTGGTCACTCCTTTGACCAGCAATTCTGTTACGACTGCTAATACTTATTCAATAATTACGGATCGTCAGTTGGACGAGAGCCTCCGATCATTGTGGAACATGGATGTGTTCACAACTACATCAGAGACCAACTTCACTCCAGAAGAGCGGGCGATCATCAAGAGGACTGAGGCCTCCAAGGTGTACACATACAATCGCTATGAAGTTTCGATTCCGTGGGTTGGCGACACCCCTGACTTACCAAACAACTTTCAGGAAGCTCGACGCCGCCTGCTGTCTATAGAGCGTACTCTCCTCAAGAAACCACACTTAGCCAAAAAGTACTGCGACGGGATGAGGCAGAATATCCAGAAGGGGTATCTGCAAGAGATTGAAGCTGCTAAAGCCGAAGGGGGTTGGTATTTGCCACATTTCCCAGTCGTACGGGAGGATAAAGAGACTACAAAGGTCCGAATCGTCTTCGACTCAGCCGCCAAGTGCCAGGGGGTCTCACTCAACGATGCGATGTTGGCAGGACCCAAGTTGCAGCGagacatttttgatattttagcaCGGTTTCGACGAGGTCCAGTGGGGCTGATTGGAGATATCAAGGAGATGTTCAGCCAGGTGATGTTGAACCCTAAGGATCGGGCGTATCATCGAAATTTATGGAGAGATTTGGACTTGACAGCTCCCATCAAGATCTACGAGTCAACTCGAGTGACTTTCGGAGACAAGGCGTCTCCTTTTTTGGCCCAGTATGTCCTGCAGAGTCACGCACGAGCTCATCAAGATGAGTACCCAGAGAGAGCCAGAGTGTGTCAGGAGAATACTTATATGGATGACGCCATTGACTCTCAACCAGACACCGCTGCCACTATCAAGTTGAGATGTGAGCTGAGCGCCCTTCTGCTTAAGGCAGGGTTCTTCATCCGACGTTGGTGTAGTAATGAGTCAGGAGTATTGGAGGGTGTACCCCGTGAGGACTGTGCAGCAGGCATTGTGGACTTGCAGGACTCCACTTTGATGCTGAGCGTTAAGACACTGGGAATCAAGTGGAACGCAGCGACAGATATGTTAGAGTTCTCCACCCAAAACATCGCGCCACCGGCAGTAATGACTAAGAGAACACTCTTGAGTCGTGTTGCTACGTTGTTCGACCCTTTGCAATGGCTGTCACCCTTCACCATTCGTGTCAAGATTGTTCTTCAGCAGTCATGGGTGCTTGGACTGACGTGGGATGAGCCCCTTCCCTCAGGAATGATTGCTGAAGCCAGAGATTGGTTTGCTGAGCTGAAGAAGATCGAAGGCATCTCAATACCGAGGTGCTACTTCCGCACACAGCCTGACAGCGAGATTACTCTTCATACCTTCAGTGATGCCTCTTCAAAAGCATATGCCGCCGTCACGTACATCCGTCAGCAGAAGGCAGATGGCGGGGTGAACCTTGCGTTGGTGGCGTCAAAGGCTAGGGTCGCTCCATTGAAGACAGAGAGCATCCCAAGACTGGAATTAATGGCAGCTGTTCTCGGTCATCGTCTCACCCAGAAGATAACCACCGTTTTGAAGTATTCTATGATGAACGTGACGTATTGGACTGACAGTATGGATGTGGTGCACTGGGTTCGCAGTCAGTCACGTCAGTTCAAAACATTTGTAGCCAACAGAGTATCAGACTTGCAATCCGATTCCCTGCCGAGTCAATGGCGGTTCGTACCTGGAGTGTTGAACCCGGCAGACGTAGCGACCAGGGGCATGACAGCAAGGGAGTTCACTTCCAAGAATGTATGGTTTGACGGACCCGACTTTTTGTATGCGGATGAGGATTGTTGGCCGGAAACCACGATGGGAACCAAGAGTGCAGAGGCGGAGGGAGAGACTTCTAGATCCTATGTTCATGTTACCGTATCTGGACCGGAGCGCACGATGGTAATAAATTTTTCAAAGTTCTCCACCTGGATCCGTCTGGTCCGAGTCACGATGTGGGTATTGAGGTTCATCGACTGCTTAAGAGTCAAGGCAAagagagtaagaggggagaagttGGCTTCGGAGGCAGATAGATCTTCCTTTAACTGGTTTCTACACGCAGAGACGGTGTTGCTTCAGGCGGTACAGAGAGAGAGTTTTACGGAAACGATAGAGGCCCTGAGATCAGGGCAGGGTTGCCGACGGAGTCGTCTACAGAATTTGTCTCCGTTTCTGGATGAGAATGGTATCTTGAGAGTTGGCGGCAGACTTCAGCACTCGTCATTGTCGTATGATGCACGTCATCCGATCATTCTTCCAAGCCAGCATCACTTGTCAACCTTGATCATTCGACGAGCCCATTCAACTGCCGGACATTCCAGAGGGGTGAACGCTGTCTTGGCTGAGATCCGCCAGCGTTTCTGGATTGTTCAGGGGCGGGAGATGGTGAAGAGGGTAGCATACGAATGCTTTTTCTGTCGACGACGTAAGGGATCACATGCCTCCCAGATCATGGCACCGCTGCCCACGTCACGTGTGATGCAGTCTTTGCGAGCCTTCAGTTACTGCGGCGTGGACTACGCTGGGCCATTTATCACCAAGATCACTCGGAGAGTTACtgccaagaggtacctatgtctTTTCACCTGTATGCAGACGCGTGGAGTTCATTTGGAGATGGCGTACTCCATGGAGACGGATGGGTTTCTTCTCGCCTTTTCACGAATGGTTGCACGCCGGGGAAAGCCAGCAGAGGTAGTCAGCGACAACGGCAGCAATTTTGTTGGAGCAGAGCGAGTCCTTCGAGAGTTAGTTCAAGGGTTGGAACAAGAACGAATCCTAGAGTCCGCAACCAATCAGGGCATCAAGTGGAGGTTTAACCCGCCATACGGGTCACACCATGGTGGTGTGTTCGAATCACTTATTAAGTCTGCCAAGCGGTCACTTTACGCAATTTTTGGTGAAGCCCACCTTACAGATGAGGAACTACTGACGGCGATCGTGGAGGTGGAGGGGCTCTTAAACTCTCGCCCCCTGGCATACTGCAGTTCCGACCCATGTGATGAGGAGGTGTTAACACCAAACCATTTTCTGGTTGGGCAGTGTGGCGGTCCTCTAGCGCCTCAACGAATAGAGGAACTGCCGTTCAACCCGAGGAATCGTTGGCGAGTCGTTCAAAGTTTGCTGGGCAAATTTTGGACACGATGGTCCAAGGAGTACCTATCCATCCAGCAGCCAAGAGGGAAATGGGTGACTCCTCAACCGGACTTGAGCATTGGAGATGTTGTTGTCATGCAGGAACCTAGCAAGATACGTGGCAGTTGGCCATTGGCACGTGTAGTCGAGGTTTTTCCCAGCAGTGATAGTCATACACGAACAGTGAAGGTCCTTTCGAGAGGAAAGGAGTATATCAGACCGATCACGAGATTAGTTCCGTTGGTCGTTTCAAGAGATAATTTGGAAGTGACCCGGAAAGACTAG